CCGACCTGGGCATCGCGCACGACGGCGACGCCGACCGCTGCCTGGCCGTGGACCACACCGGCGCGGAGGTGGACGGCGACCAGATCCTGGCCGTGCTCGCGCTGGCGATGCGCGAGCGCGAGGCGCTGCGGTCCGACACCGTGGTGGCGACCGTCATGTCCAACCTGGGCTTCAAGCTCGCCATGGAGCGCGAGGGCATCCAGTTCGTGCAGACCGGCGTCGGCGACCGGTACGTCCTGGAGGAGATGAAGGCCAAGGGCTACGCCCTCGGGGGCGAGCAGTCCGGGCACGTCATCATCCTCGACCACGCCACCACCGGCGACGGCACGCTGACCGGCCTGATGCTGGCGGCGCGGGTCGCGCAGACCGGCCGTACCCTCCAGGACCTCGCGTCCGTGATGGAGCGGCTGCCGCAGGTGCTGATCAACGTGCCGGACGTGGACAAGTCGCGGGTGACGACCTCCGCGGAGCTCGCGACCGCCGTCGCGGAGTCGGAGCGGGAGCTCGGCAGCACCGGCCGGGTGCTGCTGCGTCCGTCGGGGACCGAGCCGCTGGTGCGGGTCATGGTCGAGGCGGCGGACATCGAGCAGGCCCGGTCGGTGGCCGGGCGGCTGGCCGACGCGGTGAAGTCCGCGCTGGGCTAGCGGGAAGCGGACGTGACGCGAGGGGCGGCCTTCGGGCCGCCCCTTCGCGTTCCGCCGGGCGGGGCGCGGTGTCACAGCTTGCGCAGGCTGAGCCGCTGCACCTTGTGGTCGGGGCCCTTGCGCAGGATCAGGGTGGCCCGGCCGCGGGTCGGTGCCACGTTCTCCACCAGGTTGGGCTTGTTGATGGTGCGCCAGGTGGTGCGGGCGTAGTCGAGCGCCTCCTCCTCGGACACCTGGGTGTACCTGCGGAAGTACGAGGACGGGTTCTGGAAGGCGGTCGCGCGCAGCTTGCGGAAGCGGCTGAGGTACCAGCGCTCGATGTCCTCGGTGCGGGCGTCGACGTACACGCTGAAGTCGAAGTAGTCGGCGAGCCCGACCCGGGTGCGGCCGTCCTTGCCGGGCAGCGCGGGCTGGAGCACGTTGAGGCCCTCGACGATCAGGATGTCGGGACGGCGCACGACGAGCCTCTGGTCCGGGACGATGTCGTAGATGAGGTGGGAGTAGACCGGGGCGGTCACCTCGGCCTTGCCCGCCTTGATGTCGGCGACGAACCGGGTGAGGGCCCGGCGGTCGTACGACTCGGGGAAGCCCTTGCGGGACATCAGGCCGCGGTCCTGGAGCTCCCTGGTGGGCAGCAGGAAACCGTCGGTCGTGACCAGCTCCACGCGCGGATGCTCGGGCCAGCGCGACAGCAGCGCCTGGAGCAGCCGGGCGACGGTGGACTTGCCGACCGCGACCGAGCCGGCGACCCCTATGACGAAGGGGGTGCCCGACTGGGAGCCCTGTTCACCGAGGAAGGTGTTCAGCGCGCCGCGCAGGCCGTCGGTGGCGCCGACGTAGAGGTTGAGGAGCCGGGACAGCGGGAGGTAGATGTCCCGCACCTCGTCGAGGTCGATGACGTCGCCGAGGCCGCGCAGCTTCTCGACCTCCTCGGCGGTCAGCGGCAGCGGCGTCTTGTCGCGCAGCGCGCTCCACTCGGGGCGGGTGAGGTCGACGTAGGGAGTCGCCTCCGGCCGCTGCCGGTGGGCGCTCCGGGGCATCGAGGGGACCGGAGAGATCACAGTCCATTGTTAACGGAGTTCGAACGCGGCGGCGGGTGGGGTGTGTCACGCCCGGCCGCGCCGTGTCCGCGGATGATCACGCCGGTGTCACGGTTCGGGTACCGGGTGGTACAGCGGTGACCGGCTGTCAGTTCCCTGTGCGTACAGTGCTCGCACATACGTGCGGACCCTCCGCCGTCCGGAAGAGAGAAACCCAACGTGAGACTGACCGCCGTCCGCCGTACCGCCCTCGCGGCCTCCGCCGCCGCCCTGGCCCTGCTCGTCACCGCCTGCGGCGGCTCCTCCGACGACGACGGCACGTCCGACGAGGGCAAGAACGGCGACACCTCCTCGGCGGCCCCCGCGGCGGCCGAGGCGCTCAGCGCCGCGGAGCTGGAGAAGGCGGCCCTGGCGCAGGCGGACGTCAAGAACGGCAAGGTCACCGAGGCGTCGGCGACGGACGACATCGCGAAGGACAAGGTCAAGGCGGAGAAGGCGGAGTGCCAGGCGCTCGCCCTCGCCGAGACCGGCGTCCCCCTGGGCGAGCCGGCGGCGACCGTGAAGCGGTCCTGGACGGAGGGGCCGAAGAAGCCCTCCGCGGACGCGGCGACCGAGGAGGCCATCGGTGACGCCTTCGACCTGGACAAGGCGCTGGTGACGCTGGCCACCTACGAAGACGGCGGCGCCGAGACGGTCCTCGCGGACGTGAAGAAGGCCGCCGGCGCCTGCGCCGGGGGGTTCGCCTTCACCGCCATGGGTGAGCAGGCGAAGATCGCCAAGGTCGCCGAGGACAAGGCGCCCGGCGGTGCCGACGAGGCGGTCGCGATGACCATGACGATGACCGGCGACGACGGCGACGCGTTCCCGGTCAAGGTGGTCGTCACCCGTAAGGGCTCCACCGTCGTCTCCTTCACCGTCCTCAACCTCGCCTCCGCGGGCACCGGCAAGGACTTCCCGTTCCCCACGGAGATCAGCGACGCCCAGCTCGCCAAGCTCGGCTGAGGACACCGCCGAGCCGCCGCACGCGGTGCACCGAAGTTCCCACCGGGGCGTTCGTACCCCGGTGGGAATTTCCGATTTCGGGCATGGGAAGGCCGGTTCGGGACCCGAACTGATCGTAGGCTGCCGGTCATGTGTGGAATCGTGGGATACGTGGGGTCTCAGTCGGCGCTCGATGTCGTACTGGCCGGACTGAAGCGGCTCGAGTACCGGGGATACGACTCGGCGGGCATCGCCGTGCTCGCGGACGGCGGCCTCGCCACCGCCAAGCGCGCCGGGAAACTCGTCAACCTGGACAAGGAACTGTCCGAACGGCCCCTGCCGACCGCCGCGACCGGCATCGGCCACACACGCTGGGCCACGCACGGGGGCCCGACCGACGCCAACGCCCACCCGCACCTCGACAACGCGGGCCGGGTGGCCGTGGTCCACAACGGCATCATCGAGAACTTCGCGCCGCTGCGGGACGAGCTGGCGGAACGCGGCCACGAACTGGCCTCCGAGACCGACACCGAGGTCGTCGCCCACCTGCTCGCCGAGGAGTTCTCCGCCTGCGCCGACCTCGCCGAGGCGATGCGGCTGGTGTGCCGGCGGCTGGAGGGCGCGTTCACGCTGGTCGCGGTGCACGCGGACGCGCCGGACGTGGTCGTGGGCGCGCGCCGCAACTCGCCGCTCGTGGTGGGCGTCGGGGAGGGCGAGTCCTTCCTCGCCTCGGACGTCGCGGCCTTCATCGCGCACACCCGGGACGCCATCGAGCTGGGCCAGGACCAGGTGGTGGAGCTGCGCAGGGACGGCGTGACCGTCACCGGCTTCGACGGCACCCCGGCCGACGTCCGCTCCTACCACGTCGACTGGGACGCCTCGGCCGCCGAGAAGGGCGGCTACGACTACTTCATGCTCAAGGAGATCGCCGAGCAGCCGAAGGCCGTCGCCGACACGCTGCTGGGCCGCGTGGACGGTTCCGGCACGCTCAGCCTCGACGAGGTGCGCATCCCCGCGAGCGTGCTCCGGGAGGTCGACAAGGTCGTCATCGTCGCGTGCGGTACGGCCTTCCACGCCGGGCTGATCGCGAAGTACGCCATCGAGCACTGGACGCGGGTGCCCTGCGAGGTGGAGCTGGCCAGCGAGTTCCGCTACCGCGACCCGATCCTCGACCAGCAGACCCTGGTGGTCGCCATCTCCCAGTCCGGCGAGACCATGGACACCCTGATGGCCCTGCGCCACGCCCGCGAGCAGGGCGCCAAGGTGCTGGCCATCTGCAACACCAACGGCTCCACCATCCCGCGCGAGTCCGACGCCGTGCTCTACACGCACGCCGGCCCCGAGGTCGCCGTCGCCTCCACCAAGGCCTTCCTCACCCAGCTGGTGGCCTGCTACCTGGTCGCCCTCTACCTCGGACAGGTGCGCGGCACGAAGTACGGGGACGAGATCCGCGACGTCATCCGCGACCTCTCGCAGATCGCCGGCGCGGTGGAACGGGTCCTGGAGACCATGGAACCGGTACGGGAACTCGCCCGCTCCCTCGCCCACAAGAACACGGTGCTGTTCCTGGGCCGCCACGTCGGTCATCCCGTCGCTCTCGAAGGCGCCCTGAAGCTCAAGGAGCTGGCGTACATGCACGCCGAGGGCTTCGCGGCGGGGGAGCTGAAGCACGGGCCGATCGCGCTGATCGAGGAGGACCTGCCGGTCGTCGTGGTGGTCCCGTCGCCGCGCGGGCGCTCGGTCCTGCACGACAAGATCGTGTCCAACATCCAGGAGATCCGGGCCAGGGGCGCCCGCACCATCGTCATCGCCGAGGAGGGCGACGAGGCGGTCGTCCCCTACGCCGACCACCTGGTCCGCATCCCGGTCACGCCGACCCTGCTCCAGCCGCTGGTGGCGACGGTGCCGCTGCAGGTCTTCGCCTGCGAGCTGGCGACCGCCCGGGGCAACGAGGTGGACCAGCCGCGGAACCTGGCCAAGTCGGTGACGGTGGAGTAGGCCCGTCAGCCGTCAGCCGTCAGCCGTCAGTCGTCAGCCGTCAGCGGTCAGCGGTCAGCCGTCAGCGGTCAGCCGTCAGCCGTCGGCGGGGCGGAGATCCGCGACCAGGCGGAAGCGCTCCAGCACCGTGGGCGTGCCGTCGTCCACGGTGAACTCCGGGTCGTCCAGGGCCGCGCGCATCTCCTCGCCGTGCCAGAACCGCTCGTGACCGGCCCGCCACTCGGCCACGCCCGTGTACCCCTCGCCCTCGTCCCGCACGTGGGCGAGGTCGACCCGGGCCAGCGGTACGACCCGCACCTCGGTCACCTCGACGACGGCGACGGGCCGGTCGTACGAGTCGACGACCACGGAGCGGTCGCCCACCGCCGGCAGCGGCTCCCCCGTGTGCTCGTGGTCGACGAGGAGTCCGGTCGTGGAGGTCTTCGACCCGTCGAGGATCGCGGCGACGAGCCGGTCCCGCAGGGGCCCGGGGAAGGCGAACTCCGCCCGGGGCAGGGAGGCGACGTCCGCGGGGGAGGAGGTGGGGTCCGGCGTCATGCGGTCACCGTAGCGACCCCGCCCCCGCGGCACACCCCGCTCGCCCACTCCGCCCTACGCCCACCCCGCTCCGCTCACCCCGCCCGGGTCACCTCCCGCCAGGCGCGGGAGATCGCGCCGGCGACGTCGTGCGCCCCCACCGGCGCTCCCTCCGCCGCGAACCGCCCCGCCAACCCGTGCAGGTACGCCCCCGCGCTCCCCGCGTCCCGTGCCGAGAGCCCCGCCGCCAGCAGCGACCCGGCCAGCCCGGACAGCACGTCCCCGCTGCCCGCCGTGGCGAGCCACGACGTCCCCGTCGCGTTGACCCGCACCGGCCCTCCCTCCGCCCCGGCGACCACCGTCGTCGACCCCTTCAGCAGCACCGTCGCCCCGTAGTGACCCGCCAGCTCCCGCGCCGAGGCCAGCCGCGCCCCCTCGACCTCGGCCCGGCTCACACCGAGCAGCGCCGCCGCCTCCCCGGCGTGCGGCGTCATCAGCGTCGGGGCGCCGCGCCCGCGCACCGCCCGCGCGTCCGCCAGCCGCAGCCCGTCCGCGTCGATCAGCACCGGCACCTCGGCCGCCAGCACCTCCGCCACGGTCCCGGCGTCGTCACCGGCCCCCGGCCCGACGACCCACGCCTGCACCCGCCCCGCCCGCTTCGGCCCCTGGTCCGACACCAGCGTCTCCGGGTAACGGGCGATCACCGCGTCCCCGGCCGGACCGACGTACCGCACCGCCCCGGCCCCGCCCCGCAGCGCCCCGGCGACGGCGAGCACGGCCGCGCCCGGATAGCGGGCCGACCCGGCGGCGATGCCGACGACCCCGCGCCGGTACTTGTCGCTCTCGGTCCCCGGCACCGGCAGCAGCCGCGCCACGTCGGCGTGCTGCAACGCCTCCAGCCCGGCCCCGTCGGCCGGCAGCGGCAGACCGATGTCCACCAGCCGCACCGACCCGGCGTACTCCCGCGCGGGATCGATCAGCAGCCCCGGCTTGTGCGCCCCGAACGTCACCGTCAGGTCGGCCCGTACGGCCGCCCCGCGCACCTGCCCGGTGTCCGCGTCGACGCCGCTCGGCAGGTCCACGGCGACGACGGCGGCCCGGGACCGCGCGGCCGCGTCCGCGAGCGGCACCGCCTCCTCGCGCAGCCCGCCCCGGCCGCCGATCCCGACGATGCCGTCGACGACCAGGTCGGCCCGCGCGATCAGGTCGCCGGACGCCCCGCCACCGGCCTCCACGACCCGCCCGCCGGCCCGCCGCAGGGCCGCCAGCCCGCCGCCGTGCGCCCGCTCCGGCGTCAGCAGCACGGCCGTCACACCCGCCCCGCGCCGGGCCAGCCGAGCCCCGGCGTACAGGGCGTCGCCGCCGTTGTCCCCGCTGCCGACCAGCAGCACCACCCGGCTGCCGTAGACCCGGCCGGCCACCCGCCCGAGCACCTCCGCGCAGGCGGCGGCCAGACCGGCCGCCGCCCGGTGCATCAACGCCCCCTCCGGCAGCCGTGCCATCAGCTCACGTTCGGCCGTCCTGACCATCTCCACGCTGTACGCAGTCCGCATGCCGTCGAGTCTTCCCCGTACACCGCGAACGCTCACGAGTCCCGTGCGGGACAGTTGTCCCATGGGCGACGACGAGACGGCACAGGTGATGACCTCGCTCGGGACGCGCCTGCGCGCCATCCGCCAGGCCCGCGGCCTCACGCTCGCCCAGCTCGGCACCGCCACCGGCATCTCCGTGAGCACGCTGTCCCGGCTGGAGTCGGGGCAGCGCGAGCCGGGGCTGCGGCACCTCCTGCCGCTGGCCCGGGCGCACCGGCTGCCCCTGGACGACCTGGTCGGCTCCCGCACCGGCGACCCCCGGGTGCACCCGCGTCCCTTCACCCGAC
This region of Streptomyces ambofaciens ATCC 23877 genomic DNA includes:
- the coaA gene encoding type I pantothenate kinase, which codes for MPRSAHRQRPEATPYVDLTRPEWSALRDKTPLPLTAEEVEKLRGLGDVIDLDEVRDIYLPLSRLLNLYVGATDGLRGALNTFLGEQGSQSGTPFVIGVAGSVAVGKSTVARLLQALLSRWPEHPRVELVTTDGFLLPTRELQDRGLMSRKGFPESYDRRALTRFVADIKAGKAEVTAPVYSHLIYDIVPDQRLVVRRPDILIVEGLNVLQPALPGKDGRTRVGLADYFDFSVYVDARTEDIERWYLSRFRKLRATAFQNPSSYFRRYTQVSEEEALDYARTTWRTINKPNLVENVAPTRGRATLILRKGPDHKVQRLSLRKL
- the glmS gene encoding glutamine--fructose-6-phosphate transaminase (isomerizing), whose amino-acid sequence is MCGIVGYVGSQSALDVVLAGLKRLEYRGYDSAGIAVLADGGLATAKRAGKLVNLDKELSERPLPTAATGIGHTRWATHGGPTDANAHPHLDNAGRVAVVHNGIIENFAPLRDELAERGHELASETDTEVVAHLLAEEFSACADLAEAMRLVCRRLEGAFTLVAVHADAPDVVVGARRNSPLVVGVGEGESFLASDVAAFIAHTRDAIELGQDQVVELRRDGVTVTGFDGTPADVRSYHVDWDASAAEKGGYDYFMLKEIAEQPKAVADTLLGRVDGSGTLSLDEVRIPASVLREVDKVVIVACGTAFHAGLIAKYAIEHWTRVPCEVELASEFRYRDPILDQQTLVVAISQSGETMDTLMALRHAREQGAKVLAICNTNGSTIPRESDAVLYTHAGPEVAVASTKAFLTQLVACYLVALYLGQVRGTKYGDEIRDVIRDLSQIAGAVERVLETMEPVRELARSLAHKNTVLFLGRHVGHPVALEGALKLKELAYMHAEGFAAGELKHGPIALIEEDLPVVVVVPSPRGRSVLHDKIVSNIQEIRARGARTIVIAEEGDEAVVPYADHLVRIPVTPTLLQPLVATVPLQVFACELATARGNEVDQPRNLAKSVTVE
- a CDS encoding ASCH domain-containing protein, which translates into the protein MTPDPTSSPADVASLPRAEFAFPGPLRDRLVAAILDGSKTSTTGLLVDHEHTGEPLPAVGDRSVVVDSYDRPVAVVEVTEVRVVPLARVDLAHVRDEGEGYTGVAEWRAGHERFWHGEEMRAALDDPEFTVDDGTPTVLERFRLVADLRPADG
- a CDS encoding NAD(P)H-hydrate dehydratase produces the protein MRTAYSVEMVRTAERELMARLPEGALMHRAAAGLAAACAEVLGRVAGRVYGSRVVLLVGSGDNGGDALYAGARLARRGAGVTAVLLTPERAHGGGLAALRRAGGRVVEAGGGASGDLIARADLVVDGIVGIGGRGGLREEAVPLADAAARSRAAVVAVDLPSGVDADTGQVRGAAVRADLTVTFGAHKPGLLIDPAREYAGSVRLVDIGLPLPADGAGLEALQHADVARLLPVPGTESDKYRRGVVGIAAGSARYPGAAVLAVAGALRGGAGAVRYVGPAGDAVIARYPETLVSDQGPKRAGRVQAWVVGPGAGDDAGTVAEVLAAEVPVLIDADGLRLADARAVRGRGAPTLMTPHAGEAAALLGVSRAEVEGARLASARELAGHYGATVLLKGSTTVVAGAEGGPVRVNATGTSWLATAGSGDVLSGLAGSLLAAGLSARDAGSAGAYLHGLAGRFAAEGAPVGAHDVAGAISRAWREVTRAG